A region of Sphingobium baderi DNA encodes the following proteins:
- a CDS encoding YegP family protein, protein MAHKFVIEKNKAGEFVAKFKYNSEVIFWTEGYSSKAGAKNAIESILKNGPGAEVEDAG, encoded by the coding sequence ATGGCGCATAAATTCGTGATCGAAAAGAACAAGGCGGGCGAGTTCGTCGCCAAGTTCAAATATAATAGCGAAGTGATCTTCTGGACCGAAGGCTATTCCAGCAAGGCGGGCGCGAAGAACGCAATCGAATCCATCCTAAAAAACGGCCCTGGCGCTGAAGTCGAAGACGCGGGATAA